One window of the Thiobacter sp. AK1 genome contains the following:
- a CDS encoding YeeE/YedE family protein has translation MVFDSFGQAQSVFLWAGFAIALVMGAVVNKTNFCTMGAVSDWVNMGDTGRLRAWVFALAVAMLGVAVLEYLGLAKPDLAFPPYRSNQLVWLENLLGGLMFGVGMTLASGCGNKTLIRIGGGNLKSVLVFAVIAVIAYFMVNPFPGSDKTLFTVLFYDWIRPAAVMLPTKQDLGALVGGDKPALARLVLGVVIALVLMGFALKSEDFRKNFDNVLGGLVVGLAVLAAWYVTSNVMVRAEGETYSLQNFVAEQWDLLAAPTDVKPAQSAALSPQSYTFINPIGQTLGYAMGGFNKALLTFGVMSVFGVILGSFLWALISRSFKIEWFASVRDFVNHLVGGILMGFGGVLAMGCTIGQAVTGVSTLAVGSIITFIAIVLGSAITMKIQYYKMVYEAEATFLKAFVTALVDLKLLPAALRKLEAV, from the coding sequence ATGGTTTTCGATAGTTTCGGACAGGCCCAGTCCGTCTTTCTGTGGGCGGGGTTTGCCATCGCCCTGGTCATGGGCGCGGTGGTAAACAAGACCAACTTCTGCACCATGGGTGCAGTCTCCGATTGGGTCAACATGGGGGATACGGGACGCCTGCGCGCCTGGGTGTTTGCTCTAGCAGTGGCCATGCTGGGTGTCGCGGTGCTGGAATACCTGGGGCTTGCCAAGCCGGATCTCGCCTTCCCGCCCTATCGCTCCAACCAGCTCGTGTGGCTGGAAAACCTGCTCGGAGGGCTCATGTTCGGTGTGGGCATGACGCTCGCCTCCGGCTGCGGCAACAAGACCTTGATCCGCATCGGGGGCGGCAATCTCAAATCTGTGCTGGTGTTCGCTGTGATCGCCGTGATCGCCTACTTTATGGTCAATCCCTTCCCGGGGAGCGACAAAACCCTGTTCACCGTGCTCTTCTATGACTGGATCCGCCCGGCGGCGGTGATGCTGCCCACCAAGCAAGACTTGGGCGCCCTCGTCGGAGGGGACAAGCCGGCATTGGCGCGCCTGGTGCTGGGCGTGGTGATCGCCCTGGTGCTGATGGGCTTCGCTCTCAAGTCGGAAGATTTCCGCAAGAACTTCGACAACGTGCTGGGCGGGCTGGTGGTGGGGCTGGCCGTCCTCGCCGCTTGGTATGTGACCAGCAATGTCATGGTCCGCGCGGAAGGCGAAACCTACAGCCTGCAGAACTTCGTCGCCGAGCAGTGGGATCTCCTTGCCGCGCCCACCGACGTGAAGCCGGCCCAGTCAGCGGCGCTCTCACCCCAGTCCTATACCTTCATCAACCCCATCGGTCAAACCTTGGGCTACGCCATGGGGGGGTTCAACAAGGCCCTGCTCACCTTCGGCGTCATGTCCGTGTTCGGAGTGATTCTCGGTTCCTTCCTGTGGGCGCTGATCTCGCGCAGCTTCAAGATTGAGTGGTTCGCTTCCGTGCGAGATTTCGTCAACCACCTGGTGGGCGGCATTCTGATGGGCTTCGGTGGTGTGCTGGCCATGGGCTGCACCATCGGCCAGGCAGTGACCGGTGTCTCCACCCTCGCGGTGGGCTCCATCATCACCTTCATCGCCATCGTCCTGGGCAGCGCCATCACGATGAAGATCCAGTACTACAAGATGGTGTATGAAGCGGAAGCCACTTTCCTCAAGGCC
- the queC gene encoding 7-cyano-7-deazaguanine synthase QueC has translation MTHRDAIVLLSGGLDSATTLAIASAEGFRCHCLSLDYGQRHRAELDAAARVARALGAAEQRVVTLDLSVFGGSALTDTRLAVPTQASPPGEIPITYVPARNTIMLALALAWAEVLGAQDIFIGANAVDYSGYPDCRPEYIAAFERMANLATRAAVEGHPTRIHAPLIALTKADIIRRGVSLGVDFSLTVSCYQADDEGRACGLCDACRLRRKGFQDAGVADPTRYR, from the coding sequence ATGACCCATCGCGATGCCATCGTGCTGCTGTCGGGAGGGCTGGACTCTGCCACCACCTTGGCCATCGCGAGCGCGGAAGGCTTTCGCTGTCATTGTCTCTCCCTCGACTATGGCCAGCGGCACCGCGCGGAGTTGGATGCAGCCGCGCGCGTCGCGCGCGCATTGGGCGCGGCGGAGCAACGCGTGGTGACGCTTGACCTTTCCGTGTTCGGCGGCTCGGCGCTGACCGACACGCGGCTTGCGGTACCCACACAGGCGAGCCCGCCCGGGGAGATTCCCATCACCTACGTGCCGGCGCGCAATACCATCATGCTCGCCCTCGCCCTGGCCTGGGCGGAAGTGCTGGGCGCCCAGGACATCTTCATCGGCGCCAACGCCGTGGACTATTCCGGCTATCCCGACTGCCGCCCTGAATACATCGCGGCCTTCGAACGCATGGCCAACCTCGCCACACGAGCCGCGGTGGAAGGCCATCCCACACGCATCCATGCGCCTCTGATCGCCCTCACCAAGGCCGACATCATTCGCCGCGGGGTAAGCCTGGGCGTCGATTTTTCCCTCACTGTGTCCTGCTACCAGGCCGACGATGAAGGCCGCGCCTGTGGCCTGTGTGATGCCTGCCGGCTGCGGCGCAAGGGGTTCCAGGATGCCGGCGTAGCGGACCCCACGCGTTACCGCTAA